From one Streptomyces sp. NBC_01478 genomic stretch:
- a CDS encoding SGNH/GDSL hydrolase family protein: MVGAGRIVVALLVAVLGAGVEQGTATADAPASAPFGTWTGTWEAAPSGTAPARPGASFRNVVHLSVGGSATRVRLTNRLGTAPLRLDAVTVALREAGPDAVPGSMRVATFAGARTVTIPAGVDLVSDPVPLAVPDGADLLVTVHTPGDSGPATYHRAAGQTNYLAPSGNRAADIKGSAYKTTTTSWYYVTGVDVLDAPAAGSVVAFGDSLTDGNGSTRDANHRWPDRLAERLAALPAYRRLGVLNAGISGNRLLRQDVGPSALTRLDADALSRSGVRVLIVLEGINDIKGTPNATDPAAFESAYRTLVTRAHAHGIRVIGATLTPYGGAGGYTAAREAVRQKLNVFIRGGGPFDGVVDFDAAVRDPAQPQRIRPGYDCGDHLHFNDAGMRALADKVDLTALG, from the coding sequence ATGGTCGGGGCCGGACGCATCGTCGTGGCATTGCTGGTGGCCGTACTGGGAGCGGGAGTTGAGCAGGGTACGGCGACCGCCGACGCCCCGGCCTCCGCACCGTTCGGCACCTGGACCGGCACCTGGGAGGCCGCCCCCTCCGGAACCGCCCCGGCCCGGCCCGGTGCCTCCTTCCGCAACGTCGTCCACCTCAGCGTCGGCGGCAGTGCCACCCGCGTCCGGCTCACCAACCGGCTCGGTACCGCGCCCCTGCGTCTCGACGCGGTGACCGTCGCCCTGCGCGAGGCGGGACCGGACGCCGTGCCCGGCTCGATGCGCGTCGCCACCTTCGCGGGCGCCCGGACGGTCACGATCCCGGCGGGCGTGGACCTGGTCAGCGACCCCGTCCCGCTCGCCGTGCCCGACGGCGCGGACCTGCTCGTCACGGTCCACACGCCCGGCGACTCCGGCCCGGCGACCTACCACCGCGCGGCCGGACAGACCAACTACCTTGCCCCGAGCGGCAATCGGGCCGCGGACATCAAGGGTTCCGCGTACAAGACGACCACGACCTCCTGGTACTACGTCACCGGTGTCGACGTCCTCGACGCCCCGGCGGCCGGCAGTGTCGTCGCGTTCGGCGACTCCCTCACCGACGGCAACGGCTCCACCCGCGACGCCAACCACCGCTGGCCCGACCGGCTCGCCGAACGCCTCGCCGCCCTGCCCGCGTACCGCCGCCTCGGTGTCCTCAACGCCGGCATCTCCGGCAACCGGCTGCTGCGCCAGGACGTGGGCCCGAGCGCGCTGACCCGCCTCGACGCCGACGCCCTGTCACGGTCGGGCGTGCGGGTGCTGATCGTCCTCGAAGGCATCAACGACATCAAAGGCACCCCGAACGCCACCGACCCCGCCGCCTTCGAGAGCGCGTACCGCACCCTCGTGACCCGCGCCCACGCGCACGGCATCCGCGTCATCGGCGCGACCCTCACGCCGTACGGCGGCGCCGGCGGCTACACGGCCGCCCGGGAGGCCGTACGGCAGAAGCTCAACGTCTTCATCCGCGGCGGCGGGCCCTTCGACGGGGTGGTCGACTTCGACGCCGCCGTCCGTGACCCGGCGCAGCCGCAGCGGATCCGGCCCGGCTACGACTGCGGCGACCATCTGCACTTCAACGACGCGGGCATGCGGGCGCTCGCCGACAAGGTCGACCTCACGGCGCTCGGCTGA
- a CDS encoding DUF456 domain-containing protein, with product MGVGELLLVGVVILLGLCGVLVPGVPGSWLVWAAVLWWALKDPQPVSWGVLVGATVVLFLSQVVRWALPPRRLRASGATPRMGVYAGVGAFLGFVLIPVLGAIPGFMAGIYLHERIRLGRHGEAMAALRTAIRSGGSSVLTELFTCLLIAGAWLGAIIWG from the coding sequence ATGGGAGTGGGTGAACTCCTCCTGGTCGGCGTCGTCATCCTGCTCGGCCTGTGCGGAGTCTTGGTGCCCGGAGTACCGGGGTCGTGGCTGGTGTGGGCCGCGGTCCTGTGGTGGGCGCTGAAGGACCCACAGCCGGTGTCCTGGGGCGTCCTCGTGGGCGCCACGGTCGTTCTCTTCCTCTCCCAGGTGGTGCGCTGGGCCCTGCCGCCCCGCCGGCTGCGCGCGAGCGGCGCGACCCCCCGAATGGGCGTGTACGCGGGAGTCGGCGCGTTCCTCGGCTTCGTCCTGATCCCCGTGCTCGGCGCGATCCCCGGCTTCATGGCCGGGATCTACCTCCACGAGCGCATCCGGCTGGGCCGGCACGGCGAGGCCATGGCCGCTCTTCGTACGGCGATACGGTCGGGCGGCTCCAGCGTGCTGACCGAGCTGTTCACCTGCCTGCTGATCGCGGGCGCGTGGCTGGGCGCCATCATCTGGGGCTGA
- a CDS encoding helix-turn-helix domain-containing protein, with protein MLAAIGLDEAHESAYRALVSVGAADVPDLARRLAIGEYDTERTLRRLERHGLAAQSSARPGRWVAAPPGVALSALLTRRRHELDQAELTAALLAEEYRAGAAEPAVHDLVEVVIGAAAVTQRFLQLQLGATEEVCALVTGNPVAVTGMENDAEEQAAGRGVRYRVVLERAVLDQPDGITELTAALGRGEQVRVVDKVPTKLVVADRTLALVPLTSPTAEPAALVVHASGLLELLCGLFESVWRDALPLRLGPSGATEREPDGPDAADLEVLSLLLAGLTDASVAKQLDVGLRTVQRRVRRLMELTGATTRLQLGWHAHERGWVARG; from the coding sequence ATGCTGGCGGCGATAGGCCTGGACGAGGCGCACGAGTCGGCGTACCGGGCACTCGTGTCCGTCGGCGCCGCGGACGTACCCGATCTCGCCCGACGGCTGGCCATCGGGGAGTACGACACCGAGCGCACCCTGCGCCGCCTGGAGCGACACGGACTCGCGGCCCAGTCCTCGGCCCGCCCCGGCCGCTGGGTCGCCGCCCCGCCCGGCGTCGCCCTGAGCGCCCTGCTCACCCGGCGACGCCACGAACTGGACCAGGCCGAACTGACCGCCGCGCTGCTCGCCGAGGAGTACCGGGCCGGCGCCGCCGAACCCGCCGTACACGACCTGGTGGAGGTGGTGATCGGCGCCGCGGCCGTCACCCAGCGCTTCCTGCAGCTCCAGCTCGGCGCGACCGAGGAGGTCTGCGCGCTGGTCACCGGGAACCCGGTCGCCGTCACCGGCATGGAGAACGACGCGGAGGAGCAGGCCGCCGGCCGCGGGGTCCGCTACCGGGTCGTCCTGGAACGCGCGGTGCTCGACCAGCCGGACGGCATCACCGAACTCACCGCCGCGCTCGGCCGCGGCGAACAGGTGCGGGTGGTGGACAAGGTGCCGACCAAGCTGGTGGTCGCCGACCGGACCCTCGCGCTGGTGCCGCTGACCTCGCCCACCGCGGAGCCGGCCGCGCTCGTCGTGCACGCGAGCGGCCTGCTGGAGCTGCTGTGCGGACTCTTCGAGTCGGTCTGGCGGGACGCGCTCCCGCTGCGCCTGGGCCCGTCCGGCGCCACCGAGCGGGAACCGGACGGCCCCGACGCCGCCGACCTGGAGGTGCTGTCCCTGCTGCTGGCCGGGCTGACCGACGCGAGCGTCGCGAAACAGCTCGATGTGGGCCTCAGGACGGTCCAGCGCCGGGTGAGGCGGCTGATGGAGCTGACCGGCGCGACGACCCGGCTGCAACTGGGCTGGCACGCCCACGAACGAGGCTGGGTGGCCCGTGGCTGA